The following proteins are encoded in a genomic region of Brachypodium distachyon strain Bd21 chromosome 1, Brachypodium_distachyon_v3.0, whole genome shotgun sequence:
- the LOC100828233 gene encoding protein SHOOT GRAVITROPISM 6 isoform X2, giving the protein MASSSSSSSSAAASAAALEAVQVLVASLADDSPRARDSALAALREIAPLNPLLVLDCCATVSRGGHRRFGNMAGVFLVMASAVRALDRWDAERGFLRKIAKIATAEIVSSKDFNAIWQRAAATLLVAIGSHDPDLMMEEIFLYFSGPTSALPAMLQILADFASAEALQFTPRLKDVLLRVLPILGSVRDGQRPVFANAFKCWCQAAWVYIGDASGLPFDTDVMSFMNSVFELLLKVWTSSRDLKVRLSSVEALGEMVGLVTRSQLKSALPRIIPTMLDLCRKDQEIAFIAAHSLHNLLNASLMSESGPPLLEFEELTVTLVTLLPLASVNNSKDERSYVSKGLKTYNELQHCFLVIGLAYPEDLCMFLLSKCKSKDEASIVGALGTIKHLLPRLLESWHTKQLLLVEIVKSLLEEQSLGIRMALAELIVVLASHCYLSGHPAELAVEFLVRHSAITDDDLNDLNTLKNEYFQDKRFEMKASLAGLSELRAVCEKGLLLLAITIPEMELVLWPFILKLIIPKKYTGAVSTVCKCITELCRHKLSQTNPLYTEFNTSNEMPSPEDLFARLLVLLHNPLARGQLATQILTVLCYLGPLFPKNLSLFWQDEIPKMKAYISDPEDLKQDSTYQEIWDDMIINFLAESLDVMNDNVWAISLGDAFATQYDLYATSDGHSALLHRCLGMLLQKVDDRIYVREKIDWMCRHSSMSIPVNRLGLAQGIGLVAASHLDTVLEKLKNILDNAGQSALQRFLSFFSFREKVEDVDDTYAALALMYGYAARYAPSTVIEARINALVGTDMLGRFLYVQHPTAKQAVITAIDLLGRAVISAAEMGISFPLKRRDQLLEYVLTLMGRDQSDDLVDFSIELLQTQSVALSACTTLVSIEPRLPMETRNRVMKATLGFFALPTEPSNIVESLITNLIILLGAILLTSGEDGRSRAEQLLHILRQLDPYVSSSSEHQRRRGCVAVHEVLIKFRNLCSGGFGALGSYPTLTLKQIDQGGSRSLSSLPSAFVLPHRDSLSLGERIMAYLPRCADTDDEVRKVAIQIIALFFNISLSLPKQKASANDIDLESSYGALSSLEDIVSIVRRASVDQIEIFHTVVSSVCILLSKDELVVLLHSCTLATCDKVKQSADGSIQAIIIFIIRRCKDLRDADVLRTTQSLLSSAVAITDKHSRQEVLNAISCLAENTNHIVVFDEVLFVAGRDICTKDITRIRGGWAIQDVFYAFSQHKVLAFLFLEYILSILHKEPVATNDSEKGEVNSESSANDCILQATMFALNAFLRGGGKIGKQAVEQSYPSVLSALILKLGGLHGLAELGRNELLRLLLIAFRSFCDCVGDVEMGKILARDGEQTEKEKWIDLVQEVACSSSVKRPKEVLPTCVILSKSLNRNQRAEREAAAAALSEFIRHSEKEPTLLEQMVEELCQHVSDDSPTVRSLCLRGLVQIPESHMLKYIQQVLGVILALLEDINESVQLTAVQCLLTVLNVSEQDAVDPILVSLLVRLRNLQISMNTKMRSNAFAAYGALSAYGVGSQHHAFLEQIHATLPRLILHLHDDDLSVRLACRNTFQLLAPLMEIDGLSMLLNKQYFSSDRRSDYEDFIRDLTKQLCRLSPARVDSYLESAIQAFDAPWPVIQANAVCLVSCMLSFLDDQRFLAPYFSQVFAMLVGRMSQSPEAVVRAAASSALGLLIKRSNMLKSLSSRFDRADSSQSSQHGDPHAKESSELHDEAVGKPNISQGEQ; this is encoded by the exons atggcgtcctcctcctcctcatcgtcttCCGCCGCGGCGTCTGCCGCCGCACTAG aggCCGTGCAGGTGCtcgtcgcctccctcgccgacGACTCCCCTCGCGCCCGCGActccgccctcgccgcgcTACGCGAGATTGCGCCGCT GAACCCGCTGCTCGTCCTCGACTGCTGCGCCACCGTATCGAGAGGCGGCCATCGG AGGTTTGGCAACATGGCTGGCGTTTTTCTCGTGATGGCTTCTGCCGTGAGGGCTCTCGACCGCTGGGATGCTGAACGCGGGTTCCTCCGGAAAATCGCCAAGATTGCAACTGCGGAGATTGTTAGCTCAAAG GACTTCAATGCTATTTGGCAAAGGGCAGCAGCTACCCTTCTTGTTGCCATAGGGTCACATGATCCAGATTTG ATGATGGAGGAGATATTTCTTTACTTCTCTGGACCAACTTCTGCTTTGCCAGCCATGCTACAGATACTTGCAGATTTTGCATCAGCTGAAG CCTTGCAGTTTACCCCACGATTAAAGGATGTGCTTTTGCGCGTTTTACCTATCCTAGGAAGTGTACGAGATGGCCAACGACCTGTTTTTGCTAATG CATTTAAGTGTTGGTGCCAGGCTGCATGGGTCTATATAGGAGACGCCTCCGGGCTTCCTTTCGATACTGATGTTAT GTCCTTCATGAATTCAGTATTTGAATTACTTCTAAAAGTATGGACAAGCTCCCGTGATTTAAAG GTGCGGCTGTCTTCTGTGGAGGCTTTAGGAGAAATGGTTGGCCTGGTCACTAGGTCACAGTTGAAATCAGCACTGCCAAGGATAATACCAACAATGCTGGACCT ATGTAGGAAAGATCAAGAAATTGCTTTTATCGCGGCTCACAGTCTTCATAACCTTCTTAATGCCTCATTAATGTCAGAAAGTGGCCCTCCTTTACTTGAGTTCGAG GAGCTAACTGTTACCTTAGTTACTCTTCTTCCTTTAGCATCTGTCAACAACAGCAAAGATGAACGCTCATATGTTTCAAAGGGATTGAAG ACATACAATGAACTCCAGCATTGTTTCTTGGTAATTGGATTAGCATATCCTGAGGATCTGTGCATGTTCCTTCTGAGT AAATGCAAGTCAAAGGATGAAGCATCCATTGTTGGGGCACTtggcacaataaaacatttaTTGCCCAG GTTGTTGGAATCATGGCATACGAAGCAGCTATTATTGGTTGAAATAGTCAAATCACTCTTAGAGGAGCAGAGCTTGGGCATTCGAATGGCACTAGCTGAG CTAATTGTTGTTCTGGCTTCACATTGCTACTTAAGTGGGCATCCTGCTGAGCTCGCAGTTGAGTTTTTGGTCCGGCATAGTGCTATAACCGATGATGATCTAAATGATCTCAACACTCTAAAAAATGAGTACTTCCAGGATAAAAGATTTGAG ATGAAAGCAAGTCTTGCTGGTCTATCTGAACTAAGAGCTGTGTGCGAAAAGGGTCTACTTTTACTAGCAATTACCATTCCTGAAATGGAG CTTGTTCTATGGCCTTTTATCTTGAAGCTGATAATCCCAAAGAAGTATACAGGTGCAGTATCTACG GTCTGCAAATGCATCACTGAACTGTGTAGGCATAAGTTGTCGCAGACAAACCCACTATATACTGAGTTCAATACCTCAAATGAAATGCCCAGTCCCGAG GATTTGTTTGCTCGTTTGCTTGTGCTTCTGCATAATCCACTTGCTAGGGGTCAACTCGCTACCCAGATCCTGACG GTGCTGTGCTACTTGGGTCCACTTTTCCCAAAAAACCTTTCTTTGTTTTGGCAAGATGAG ATCCCTAAGATGAAAGCTTACATCAGTGACCCTGAAGACCTTAAGCAAGATAGCACATACCAGGAAATATGGGATGACATGATAATAAAT TTTTTAGCTGAATCCTTGGATGTTATGAATGATAATGTGTGGGCCATATCCTTGGGCGATGCATTTGCTACACAATATGATCTTTATGCTACATCTGATGGACATTCTGCTTTGCTGCACAG ATGTTTAGGAATGCTTCTTCAGAAGGTTGATGATCGGATTTATGTCCGTGAAAAGATTGATTGGATGTGTAGACATTCAAGTATGTCTATTCCTGTTAATCGCCTTGGACTTGCCCAAGGAATTGGTTTG GTTGCAGCATCTCATTTGGACACAGTTTTGGAGAAGCTGAAGAACATATTAGACAATGCAGGGCAAAGTGCTCTCCAGAG GTTTCTCTCATTTTTCTCATTCAGAGAAAAAGTGGAGGATGTTGATGACACATATGCAGCTCTGGCTTTGATGTATGGTTATGCTGCAAGATATGCTCCATCAACAGTTATTGAAGCTAGAATCAATGCGCTCGTG GGGACGGATATGCTTGGAAGATTCCTTTACGTTCAACATCCTACTGCAAAGCAAGCTGTCATTACTGCAATTGACCTTTTAG GCCGAGCTGTTATTAGCGCTGCTGAAATGGGAATTTCATTCCCACTGAAACGAAGAGATCAATTGCTGGAATATGTGCTAACTCTAATGGGAAGGGATCAAAGTGACGATCTTGTTGATTTCAGCATTGAGCTTCTGCAAACACAA AGTGTTGCTTTAAGTGCTTGTACTACTCTGGTTTCAATTGAACCAAGACTACCTATGGAAACAAGAAATCGTGTCATGAAG GCAACCTTAGGTTTTTTTGCTTTGCCAACTGAGCCCTCAAACATTGTTGAGAGCCTCATAACAAACCTCATTATTCTGTTAGGTGCCATTCTGCTAACTAG TGGTGAAGATGGTcgaagcagagcagagcagctgTTGCATATTCTTAGACAACTCGATCCATATGTTTCATCCTCTTCAGAACACCAGAGGAGAAGGGGATGTGTTGCTGTACATGAGGTGTTAATAAAGTTCCGCAATCTTTGTTCTGGTGGATTTGGTGCACTGGGTTCCTATCCAACTTTGACACTGAAGCAAATCGACCAGGGAGGGTCTAGGAGCTTGTCAAGTTTGCCAT CTGCATTTGTGTTGCCTCATCGGGATTCATTAAGCTTGGGAGAGAGGATAATGGCATATCTTCCTCGTTGCGCTGATACAGACGATGAAGTTAGAAAAGTTGCAATTCAG ATCATTGCACTTTTCTTCAATATATCATTGTCACTTCCAAAGCAGAAGGCATCTGCAAATGACATTGATCTAGAATCTTCATACGGCGCTTTGTCCTCCCTAGAGGACATAGTCTCTATTGTCAGAAGG gCATCTGTTGACCAGATCGAAATATTTCATACGGTCGTCTCCTCTGTATGTATCCTACTATCCAAGGATGAG TTGGTCGTCTTGCTGCACTCTTGCACATTAGCAACATGtgataaagtaaagcaatcAGCAGATGGTTCCATTCAAGCCATTATCATTTTTATCATCAGAAGATGCAAGGATCTGCGTGATGCCGATGTATTGAG GACAACACAATCTTTGCTCTCATCAGCTGTTGCTATTACCGACAAGCATTCACGCCAAGAAGTTCTTAATGCA ATATCATGCTTAGCAGAAAACACCAACCACATTGTGGTCTTTGACGAAGTTTTATTTGTGGCTGGGCGAGATATTTGCACAAAGGACATAACAAGAATTCGTGGCGGTTGGGCTATACAAGATGTTTTCTAT GCATTCTCTCAGCATAAGGTGctagcttttcttttcctggAATACATTTTATCTATACTTCACAAAGAACCTGTGGCAACAAATGATTCAGAAAAAGGGGAAGTTAACTCAGAGTCATCAGCAAATGACTGTATTCTACAAGCAACTATGTTTGCTCTCAATGCATTCCTGAG AGGTGGTGGAAAGATCGGGAAACAAGCAGTTGAGCAAAGTTACCCTTCTGTTCTTTCTGCCCTTATACTGAAGCTGGGAGGTCTTCACGGCCTTGCTGAATTAGGCCGGAATGAGCTTTTACG ATTGTTGTTAATTGCATTCCGGTCATTTTGTGATTGTGTTGGCGATGTTGAGATGGGAAAG ATATTAGCTCGAGATGGGGAACAAACTGAGAAGGAGAAGTGGATTGATCTTGTTCAGGAGGTTGCATGCAGTTCCTCAGTAAAGAGGCCCAAAGAG GTTCTGCCAACCTGTGTTATCTTAAGCAAATCTCTCAACAGAAATCAGAGGGCTGAAAgggaggctgctgctgccgcacTATCAGAATTTATTCGCCACAG TGAAAAGGAACCTACATTGCTTGAACAAATGGTTGAGGAATTGTGTCAACATGTATCCGATGACTCACCTACTGTCAGGAGTCTCTGTTTGCGTGGACTTGTCCAG ATACCTGAGAGCCACATGCTTAAATACATACAGCAAGTCCTAGGTGTAATATTAGCGTTGCTTGAAGACATCAACGAATCTGTCCAACTAACTGCTGTCCAATGCTTGTTAACT GTTCTTAATGTATCAGAACAAGATGCTGTTGATCCCATTTTAGTAAGTCTCTTAGTAAGGCTACGGAATCTCCAG ATTTCCATGAATACAAAAATGAGGTCCAATGCTTTTGCAGCTTATGGTGCTCTAAGTGCCTATGGTGTTGGTTCACAGCATCATGCTTTTCTTGAGCAG ATACATGCCACCCTTCCTCGTTTGATCCTCCATCTTCATGATGATGACCTCAGTGTTCGCCTTGCCTGTCGG AACACATTCCAGCTCCTGGCGCCTTTGATGGAAATAGATGGTTTGTCTATGCTTCTGAACAAGCAATATTTCTCTTCTGATCGGCG ATCTGATTATGAGGACTTCATTAGGGACTTAACAAAGCAACTTTGTCGACTATCTCCTGCGAGAGTCGACAGCTACCTTGAATCTGCTATACAG GCATTCGATGCACCTTGGCCAGTCATCCAAGCAAATGCAGTTTGCTTGGTGAGTTGCATGCTATCCTTTTTGGATGATCAACGCTTCCTTGCTCCTTACTTCTCCCAG GTATTTGCTATGTTGGTTGGTAGAATGAGCCAATCACCAGAGGCCGTTGTTCGAGCAGCAGCATCTTCTGCACTAGGCCTTCTGATAAAGAGGTCGAACATGCTCAAGTCATTGAGTTCACGATTTGATCGAGCCGATTCATCACAGAGTTCTCAACATGGAGACCCTCATGCTAAAGAATCATCAGAGCTTCATGACGAGGCTGTAGGAAAGCCAAATATCTCGCAAGGAGAGCAGTAG
- the LOC100828233 gene encoding protein SHOOT GRAVITROPISM 6 isoform X1 gives MASSSSSSSSAAASAAALEAVQVLVASLADDSPRARDSALAALREIAPLNPLLVLDCCATVSRGGHRRFGNMAGVFLVMASAVRALDRWDAERGFLRKIAKIATAEIVSSKDFNAIWQRAAATLLVAIGSHDPDLMMEEIFLYFSGPTSALPAMLQILADFASAEALQFTPRLKDVLLRVLPILGSVRDGQRPVFANAFKCWCQAAWVYIGDASGLPFDTDVMSFMNSVFELLLKVWTSSRDLKVRLSSVEALGEMVGLVTRSQLKSALPRIIPTMLDLCRKDQEIAFIAAHSLHNLLNASLMSESGPPLLEFEELTVTLVTLLPLASVNNSKDERSYVSKGLKTYNELQHCFLVIGLAYPEDLCMFLLSKCKSKDEASIVGALGTIKHLLPRLLESWHTKQLLLVEIVKSLLEEQSLGIRMALAELIVVLASHCYLSGHPAELAVEFLVRHSAITDDDLNDLNTLKNEYFQDKRFEMKASLAGLSELRAVCEKGLLLLAITIPEMELVLWPFILKLIIPKKYTGAVSTVCKCITELCRHKLSQTNPLYTEFNTSNEMPSPEDLFARLLVLLHNPLARGQLATQILTVLCYLGPLFPKNLSLFWQDEIPKMKAYISDPEDLKQDSTYQEIWDDMIINFLAESLDVMNDNVWAISLGDAFATQYDLYATSDGHSALLHRCLGMLLQKVDDRIYVREKIDWMCRHSSMSIPVNRLGLAQGIGLVAASHLDTVLEKLKNILDNAGQSALQRFLSFFSFREKVEDVDDTYAALALMYGYAARYAPSTVIEARINALVGTDMLGRFLYVQHPTAKQAVITAIDLLGRAVISAAEMGISFPLKRRDQLLEYVLTLMGRDQSDDLVDFSIELLQTQSVALSACTTLVSIEPRLPMETRNRVMKATLGFFALPTEPSNIVESLITNLIILLGAILLTSGEDGRSRAEQLLHILRQLDPYVSSSSEHQRRRGCVAVHEVLIKFRNLCSGGFGALGSYPTLTLKQIDQGGSRSLSSLPSAFVLPHRDSLSLGERIMAYLPRCADTDDEVRKVAIQIIALFFNISLSLPKQKASANDIDLESSYGALSSLEDIVSIVRRKASVDQIEIFHTVVSSVCILLSKDELVVLLHSCTLATCDKVKQSADGSIQAIIIFIIRRCKDLRDADVLRTTQSLLSSAVAITDKHSRQEVLNAISCLAENTNHIVVFDEVLFVAGRDICTKDITRIRGGWAIQDVFYAFSQHKVLAFLFLEYILSILHKEPVATNDSEKGEVNSESSANDCILQATMFALNAFLRGGGKIGKQAVEQSYPSVLSALILKLGGLHGLAELGRNELLRLLLIAFRSFCDCVGDVEMGKILARDGEQTEKEKWIDLVQEVACSSSVKRPKEVLPTCVILSKSLNRNQRAEREAAAAALSEFIRHSEKEPTLLEQMVEELCQHVSDDSPTVRSLCLRGLVQIPESHMLKYIQQVLGVILALLEDINESVQLTAVQCLLTVLNVSEQDAVDPILVSLLVRLRNLQISMNTKMRSNAFAAYGALSAYGVGSQHHAFLEQIHATLPRLILHLHDDDLSVRLACRNTFQLLAPLMEIDGLSMLLNKQYFSSDRRSDYEDFIRDLTKQLCRLSPARVDSYLESAIQAFDAPWPVIQANAVCLVSCMLSFLDDQRFLAPYFSQVFAMLVGRMSQSPEAVVRAAASSALGLLIKRSNMLKSLSSRFDRADSSQSSQHGDPHAKESSELHDEAVGKPNISQGEQ, from the exons atggcgtcctcctcctcctcatcgtcttCCGCCGCGGCGTCTGCCGCCGCACTAG aggCCGTGCAGGTGCtcgtcgcctccctcgccgacGACTCCCCTCGCGCCCGCGActccgccctcgccgcgcTACGCGAGATTGCGCCGCT GAACCCGCTGCTCGTCCTCGACTGCTGCGCCACCGTATCGAGAGGCGGCCATCGG AGGTTTGGCAACATGGCTGGCGTTTTTCTCGTGATGGCTTCTGCCGTGAGGGCTCTCGACCGCTGGGATGCTGAACGCGGGTTCCTCCGGAAAATCGCCAAGATTGCAACTGCGGAGATTGTTAGCTCAAAG GACTTCAATGCTATTTGGCAAAGGGCAGCAGCTACCCTTCTTGTTGCCATAGGGTCACATGATCCAGATTTG ATGATGGAGGAGATATTTCTTTACTTCTCTGGACCAACTTCTGCTTTGCCAGCCATGCTACAGATACTTGCAGATTTTGCATCAGCTGAAG CCTTGCAGTTTACCCCACGATTAAAGGATGTGCTTTTGCGCGTTTTACCTATCCTAGGAAGTGTACGAGATGGCCAACGACCTGTTTTTGCTAATG CATTTAAGTGTTGGTGCCAGGCTGCATGGGTCTATATAGGAGACGCCTCCGGGCTTCCTTTCGATACTGATGTTAT GTCCTTCATGAATTCAGTATTTGAATTACTTCTAAAAGTATGGACAAGCTCCCGTGATTTAAAG GTGCGGCTGTCTTCTGTGGAGGCTTTAGGAGAAATGGTTGGCCTGGTCACTAGGTCACAGTTGAAATCAGCACTGCCAAGGATAATACCAACAATGCTGGACCT ATGTAGGAAAGATCAAGAAATTGCTTTTATCGCGGCTCACAGTCTTCATAACCTTCTTAATGCCTCATTAATGTCAGAAAGTGGCCCTCCTTTACTTGAGTTCGAG GAGCTAACTGTTACCTTAGTTACTCTTCTTCCTTTAGCATCTGTCAACAACAGCAAAGATGAACGCTCATATGTTTCAAAGGGATTGAAG ACATACAATGAACTCCAGCATTGTTTCTTGGTAATTGGATTAGCATATCCTGAGGATCTGTGCATGTTCCTTCTGAGT AAATGCAAGTCAAAGGATGAAGCATCCATTGTTGGGGCACTtggcacaataaaacatttaTTGCCCAG GTTGTTGGAATCATGGCATACGAAGCAGCTATTATTGGTTGAAATAGTCAAATCACTCTTAGAGGAGCAGAGCTTGGGCATTCGAATGGCACTAGCTGAG CTAATTGTTGTTCTGGCTTCACATTGCTACTTAAGTGGGCATCCTGCTGAGCTCGCAGTTGAGTTTTTGGTCCGGCATAGTGCTATAACCGATGATGATCTAAATGATCTCAACACTCTAAAAAATGAGTACTTCCAGGATAAAAGATTTGAG ATGAAAGCAAGTCTTGCTGGTCTATCTGAACTAAGAGCTGTGTGCGAAAAGGGTCTACTTTTACTAGCAATTACCATTCCTGAAATGGAG CTTGTTCTATGGCCTTTTATCTTGAAGCTGATAATCCCAAAGAAGTATACAGGTGCAGTATCTACG GTCTGCAAATGCATCACTGAACTGTGTAGGCATAAGTTGTCGCAGACAAACCCACTATATACTGAGTTCAATACCTCAAATGAAATGCCCAGTCCCGAG GATTTGTTTGCTCGTTTGCTTGTGCTTCTGCATAATCCACTTGCTAGGGGTCAACTCGCTACCCAGATCCTGACG GTGCTGTGCTACTTGGGTCCACTTTTCCCAAAAAACCTTTCTTTGTTTTGGCAAGATGAG ATCCCTAAGATGAAAGCTTACATCAGTGACCCTGAAGACCTTAAGCAAGATAGCACATACCAGGAAATATGGGATGACATGATAATAAAT TTTTTAGCTGAATCCTTGGATGTTATGAATGATAATGTGTGGGCCATATCCTTGGGCGATGCATTTGCTACACAATATGATCTTTATGCTACATCTGATGGACATTCTGCTTTGCTGCACAG ATGTTTAGGAATGCTTCTTCAGAAGGTTGATGATCGGATTTATGTCCGTGAAAAGATTGATTGGATGTGTAGACATTCAAGTATGTCTATTCCTGTTAATCGCCTTGGACTTGCCCAAGGAATTGGTTTG GTTGCAGCATCTCATTTGGACACAGTTTTGGAGAAGCTGAAGAACATATTAGACAATGCAGGGCAAAGTGCTCTCCAGAG GTTTCTCTCATTTTTCTCATTCAGAGAAAAAGTGGAGGATGTTGATGACACATATGCAGCTCTGGCTTTGATGTATGGTTATGCTGCAAGATATGCTCCATCAACAGTTATTGAAGCTAGAATCAATGCGCTCGTG GGGACGGATATGCTTGGAAGATTCCTTTACGTTCAACATCCTACTGCAAAGCAAGCTGTCATTACTGCAATTGACCTTTTAG GCCGAGCTGTTATTAGCGCTGCTGAAATGGGAATTTCATTCCCACTGAAACGAAGAGATCAATTGCTGGAATATGTGCTAACTCTAATGGGAAGGGATCAAAGTGACGATCTTGTTGATTTCAGCATTGAGCTTCTGCAAACACAA AGTGTTGCTTTAAGTGCTTGTACTACTCTGGTTTCAATTGAACCAAGACTACCTATGGAAACAAGAAATCGTGTCATGAAG GCAACCTTAGGTTTTTTTGCTTTGCCAACTGAGCCCTCAAACATTGTTGAGAGCCTCATAACAAACCTCATTATTCTGTTAGGTGCCATTCTGCTAACTAG TGGTGAAGATGGTcgaagcagagcagagcagctgTTGCATATTCTTAGACAACTCGATCCATATGTTTCATCCTCTTCAGAACACCAGAGGAGAAGGGGATGTGTTGCTGTACATGAGGTGTTAATAAAGTTCCGCAATCTTTGTTCTGGTGGATTTGGTGCACTGGGTTCCTATCCAACTTTGACACTGAAGCAAATCGACCAGGGAGGGTCTAGGAGCTTGTCAAGTTTGCCAT CTGCATTTGTGTTGCCTCATCGGGATTCATTAAGCTTGGGAGAGAGGATAATGGCATATCTTCCTCGTTGCGCTGATACAGACGATGAAGTTAGAAAAGTTGCAATTCAG ATCATTGCACTTTTCTTCAATATATCATTGTCACTTCCAAAGCAGAAGGCATCTGCAAATGACATTGATCTAGAATCTTCATACGGCGCTTTGTCCTCCCTAGAGGACATAGTCTCTATTGTCAGAAGG aaggCATCTGTTGACCAGATCGAAATATTTCATACGGTCGTCTCCTCTGTATGTATCCTACTATCCAAGGATGAG TTGGTCGTCTTGCTGCACTCTTGCACATTAGCAACATGtgataaagtaaagcaatcAGCAGATGGTTCCATTCAAGCCATTATCATTTTTATCATCAGAAGATGCAAGGATCTGCGTGATGCCGATGTATTGAG GACAACACAATCTTTGCTCTCATCAGCTGTTGCTATTACCGACAAGCATTCACGCCAAGAAGTTCTTAATGCA ATATCATGCTTAGCAGAAAACACCAACCACATTGTGGTCTTTGACGAAGTTTTATTTGTGGCTGGGCGAGATATTTGCACAAAGGACATAACAAGAATTCGTGGCGGTTGGGCTATACAAGATGTTTTCTAT GCATTCTCTCAGCATAAGGTGctagcttttcttttcctggAATACATTTTATCTATACTTCACAAAGAACCTGTGGCAACAAATGATTCAGAAAAAGGGGAAGTTAACTCAGAGTCATCAGCAAATGACTGTATTCTACAAGCAACTATGTTTGCTCTCAATGCATTCCTGAG AGGTGGTGGAAAGATCGGGAAACAAGCAGTTGAGCAAAGTTACCCTTCTGTTCTTTCTGCCCTTATACTGAAGCTGGGAGGTCTTCACGGCCTTGCTGAATTAGGCCGGAATGAGCTTTTACG ATTGTTGTTAATTGCATTCCGGTCATTTTGTGATTGTGTTGGCGATGTTGAGATGGGAAAG ATATTAGCTCGAGATGGGGAACAAACTGAGAAGGAGAAGTGGATTGATCTTGTTCAGGAGGTTGCATGCAGTTCCTCAGTAAAGAGGCCCAAAGAG GTTCTGCCAACCTGTGTTATCTTAAGCAAATCTCTCAACAGAAATCAGAGGGCTGAAAgggaggctgctgctgccgcacTATCAGAATTTATTCGCCACAG TGAAAAGGAACCTACATTGCTTGAACAAATGGTTGAGGAATTGTGTCAACATGTATCCGATGACTCACCTACTGTCAGGAGTCTCTGTTTGCGTGGACTTGTCCAG ATACCTGAGAGCCACATGCTTAAATACATACAGCAAGTCCTAGGTGTAATATTAGCGTTGCTTGAAGACATCAACGAATCTGTCCAACTAACTGCTGTCCAATGCTTGTTAACT GTTCTTAATGTATCAGAACAAGATGCTGTTGATCCCATTTTAGTAAGTCTCTTAGTAAGGCTACGGAATCTCCAG ATTTCCATGAATACAAAAATGAGGTCCAATGCTTTTGCAGCTTATGGTGCTCTAAGTGCCTATGGTGTTGGTTCACAGCATCATGCTTTTCTTGAGCAG ATACATGCCACCCTTCCTCGTTTGATCCTCCATCTTCATGATGATGACCTCAGTGTTCGCCTTGCCTGTCGG AACACATTCCAGCTCCTGGCGCCTTTGATGGAAATAGATGGTTTGTCTATGCTTCTGAACAAGCAATATTTCTCTTCTGATCGGCG ATCTGATTATGAGGACTTCATTAGGGACTTAACAAAGCAACTTTGTCGACTATCTCCTGCGAGAGTCGACAGCTACCTTGAATCTGCTATACAG GCATTCGATGCACCTTGGCCAGTCATCCAAGCAAATGCAGTTTGCTTGGTGAGTTGCATGCTATCCTTTTTGGATGATCAACGCTTCCTTGCTCCTTACTTCTCCCAG GTATTTGCTATGTTGGTTGGTAGAATGAGCCAATCACCAGAGGCCGTTGTTCGAGCAGCAGCATCTTCTGCACTAGGCCTTCTGATAAAGAGGTCGAACATGCTCAAGTCATTGAGTTCACGATTTGATCGAGCCGATTCATCACAGAGTTCTCAACATGGAGACCCTCATGCTAAAGAATCATCAGAGCTTCATGACGAGGCTGTAGGAAAGCCAAATATCTCGCAAGGAGAGCAGTAG